A genomic stretch from Achromobacter spanius includes:
- a CDS encoding rod shape-determining protein has protein sequence MFGFLRSYFSSDMAIDLGTANTLIYVRGKGIVLDEPSVVAIRHEGGPHGKKIIQAVGHEAKQMLGRVPGNIEAIRPMKDGVIADFTVTEQMLKQFIRMVHPRNMLAPSPRIIVCVPCGSTQVERRAIRESALGAGASHVFLIEEPMAAAIGAGLAVSDASGSMVVDIGGGTTEVAVISLGGMVYKGSVRVGGDKFDEAIVNYIRRNYGMLIGEPTAELIKKEIGSAFPGSEVREIEVKGRNLAEGVPRSFTVSSNEILESLTDPLNQIVSAVKIALEQTPPELGADITDKGIALTGGGALLRDLDRLLQEETGLPVVVADDPLTCVVRGCGEALEHLEKLGAIFIND, from the coding sequence ATGTTCGGATTCCTGCGCAGTTATTTTTCCAGCGATATGGCGATCGACCTCGGTACCGCCAATACGCTGATTTACGTCCGCGGCAAGGGCATCGTGCTCGATGAGCCCTCCGTGGTCGCAATCCGTCATGAAGGCGGGCCTCACGGCAAAAAGATCATCCAGGCCGTCGGCCACGAAGCCAAGCAGATGCTCGGTCGAGTTCCCGGCAACATCGAGGCCATCCGGCCCATGAAGGACGGCGTTATCGCCGACTTCACGGTCACCGAACAGATGCTCAAACAGTTCATTCGCATGGTGCACCCCCGCAACATGCTGGCGCCCAGCCCGCGGATCATCGTCTGCGTGCCTTGCGGTTCCACCCAGGTTGAGCGCCGCGCCATTCGCGAATCGGCCTTGGGCGCGGGCGCGTCCCACGTTTTCCTGATCGAAGAACCCATGGCCGCGGCCATCGGCGCCGGCCTGGCCGTGTCCGACGCCAGCGGCTCCATGGTTGTCGACATCGGCGGTGGCACCACGGAAGTGGCGGTCATCTCGCTGGGCGGCATGGTCTACAAGGGTTCCGTGCGCGTCGGCGGCGACAAGTTCGACGAGGCCATCGTCAACTACATCCGCCGCAACTACGGCATGCTGATCGGTGAACCCACGGCTGAATTGATCAAGAAGGAAATCGGTTCCGCATTCCCGGGGTCCGAAGTCCGCGAGATCGAAGTCAAGGGCCGCAATCTGGCCGAAGGCGTGCCGCGCAGCTTCACGGTCTCGTCCAACGAGATCCTGGAATCGCTGACCGATCCGCTGAACCAGATCGTCTCCGCCGTGAAGATCGCACTTGAACAAACCCCGCCCGAACTCGGCGCCGACATCACCGACAAGGGCATCGCCCTGACCGGTGGCGGCGCGCTGCTGCGCGATCTTGATCGCCTGCTGCAGGAAGAGACCGGTTTGCCCGTGGTGGTGGCCGACGACCCCCTGACCTGCGT
- the gatC gene encoding Asp-tRNA(Asn)/Glu-tRNA(Gln) amidotransferase subunit GatC: MALNDTDVARIARLARIELTPDQRTLAQAELNGILHLIERLQSVDTQGVEPLAHPLSAHEDIVLRLREDAVTETSSETRREALLANAPDAQEGLFLVPKVLD; encoded by the coding sequence ATGGCGCTTAATGACACAGATGTGGCCCGCATTGCCCGGCTGGCCAGGATCGAATTGACCCCCGACCAGCGCACCCTTGCGCAGGCCGAGCTTAACGGCATTCTCCACTTGATAGAACGGCTTCAGTCCGTCGACACCCAAGGCGTCGAACCGCTGGCCCACCCCCTGTCCGCCCATGAGGACATTGTGCTGCGCCTGCGTGAAGACGCCGTGACCGAGACCAGCTCGGAAACGCGCCGCGAAGCGCTGCTGGCCAATGCCCCCGACGCCCAGGAAGGCTTGTTCCTGGTTCCTAAAGTCCTGGACTAA
- the gatA gene encoding Asp-tRNA(Asn)/Glu-tRNA(Gln) amidotransferase subunit GatA has protein sequence MTKPALHTQFEGIAALRAALAQRQVSAVELAQSALAAADAASGLNCFLHIDAELTLAQARAADAALADGSAGPLAGVPIAHKDAFVTRGWRTTAGSKMLDGYVSPFDATVVERLGSAGAVSIGKLNCDEFAMGSGNENSAYGVVKNPWDHAAVPGGSSGGSAAAVAARLVAAATGTDTGGSVRQPAALCGVSGIKPTYGTVSRYGMVAFGSSLDQAGPLAQSSRDLLELLDVISGFDPRDATSLEKCDAAVNEPGRVRRDFDAAQGKFDSAGSQPLKGLRIGVPEEYFGAGLAADVAAAVEAALAQFEALGAVRVPVSLPRTELAIPAYYVIAPAEASSNLARYDGVRYGHRTEQYGDLNEMISRSRAEGFGDEVKRRILIGTYVLSHGYYDAYYLQAQRLRRLIAQDFQRAYAGQCDVIMGPVTPSVAKNIGDNRDDPTADWLADVYTLGVSLAGLPAMSIPCGFGGDNGKRPVGLQIIGNYFDEGRLLAIADRYQQVTDWHKRSPL, from the coding sequence ATGACAAAACCCGCCTTGCATACCCAATTCGAGGGGATCGCCGCCTTGCGCGCGGCCCTCGCCCAACGCCAGGTCAGCGCCGTCGAACTGGCGCAAAGCGCCTTGGCGGCCGCCGATGCGGCCAGCGGCCTGAATTGCTTTTTACATATTGACGCTGAATTGACGCTGGCCCAGGCCCGCGCCGCCGACGCCGCCCTGGCCGACGGCTCGGCAGGCCCCTTGGCCGGCGTGCCCATCGCCCACAAAGACGCTTTCGTGACCCGCGGCTGGCGCACCACCGCCGGCAGCAAGATGCTGGACGGCTACGTCAGCCCGTTCGACGCCACCGTGGTCGAGCGCCTGGGTTCGGCTGGCGCCGTGTCCATCGGCAAGCTCAACTGCGACGAATTCGCCATGGGCTCCGGCAACGAGAATTCCGCCTACGGCGTCGTGAAGAATCCTTGGGACCACGCCGCCGTTCCGGGCGGGTCGTCGGGCGGCTCGGCCGCCGCGGTGGCCGCCCGCCTGGTGGCCGCGGCTACCGGCACCGACACCGGCGGCTCGGTCCGCCAACCCGCCGCGCTGTGCGGCGTCAGCGGCATCAAGCCCACTTACGGCACCGTGTCGCGCTATGGCATGGTGGCTTTCGGGTCCAGCCTGGACCAGGCCGGCCCCTTGGCGCAAAGCAGCCGCGACCTGCTTGAACTGCTGGACGTCATCAGCGGCTTTGACCCGCGCGACGCCACCAGCCTGGAGAAGTGCGACGCCGCCGTGAACGAACCCGGCCGCGTCCGCCGCGACTTCGACGCCGCGCAAGGAAAGTTCGACTCCGCCGGCAGCCAGCCCCTGAAGGGCCTGCGCATCGGCGTGCCGGAAGAATATTTCGGCGCCGGCCTGGCTGCCGATGTAGCCGCCGCGGTGGAAGCCGCGCTGGCACAGTTTGAAGCGCTGGGCGCCGTGCGCGTGCCGGTATCCCTGCCCCGCACGGAACTGGCCATCCCGGCTTATTACGTCATTGCCCCGGCGGAAGCGTCCAGCAACCTGGCCCGCTACGACGGCGTGCGCTACGGCCACCGCACCGAGCAGTACGGCGATTTGAACGAGATGATCAGCCGCTCGCGCGCCGAAGGCTTCGGCGACGAGGTCAAGCGCCGCATCCTGATCGGCACCTACGTGCTGTCCCACGGTTACTACGATGCCTATTATTTGCAGGCCCAACGCCTGCGCCGCCTGATCGCGCAAGATTTCCAACGCGCCTATGCCGGCCAGTGCGACGTGATCATGGGCCCGGTCACGCCCTCGGTTGCCAAGAACATCGGCGACAACCGCGACGACCCAACCGCCGACTGGCTGGCCGACGTCTACACGCTGGGCGTGAGCCTGGCCGGTTTGCCGGCAATGTCGATCCCCTGCGGCTTTGGCGGCGACAACGGCAAGCGTCCGGTCGGCCTGCAAATCATTGGCAACTACTTCGATGAAGGCAGGCTCCTGGCCATCGCCGACCGTTACCAACAAGTGACGGACTGGCACAAGCGGTCCCCGCTCTGA
- the gatB gene encoding Asp-tRNA(Asn)/Glu-tRNA(Gln) amidotransferase subunit GatB, producing the protein MNWEIVIGLETHTQLSTDSKIFSGSSTQFGAAPNTHANEVDLALPGSLPVMNRGAAERAIRFGLAVGATIAPRSVFARKNYFYPDLPKGYQISQYELPVVVGGTLSFFVGEEEKTVNLTRAHLEEDAGKSLHDDFTLANGSPASGIDLNRAGTPLLEIVTEPEMRSAAEAVAYARALHSLVVWLGICDGNMQEGSFRCDANVSVRPVGQKEFGTRTEIKNVNSFRFLERAIVYEARRQIELIEDGGTVVQETRLYDADRDETRSMRSKEDAHDYRYFPDPDLPTLVISSAWVDEVRAAMPELPAAQRARFESEYGLPAYDAAQLTVSRDLAAYFQAVANALPAGQAKLAANWVMGEVAAALNKDEKSIADSPVQAPALAALIGRIIDGTISNKIAREVFGAMWAGENGGDADAIIDARGLKQISDTGAIGAMIDDVLAANPAIVEEYRAGKQKAFNSLVGQIMKAARGKANPQQVNDLLKEKLGG; encoded by the coding sequence ATGAACTGGGAAATCGTCATCGGCCTGGAAACGCACACCCAGCTTTCCACCGACTCCAAGATTTTTTCGGGCAGCAGCACGCAATTCGGCGCGGCGCCCAATACGCATGCCAATGAAGTGGACCTGGCCTTGCCGGGCAGCCTGCCCGTCATGAACCGGGGCGCGGCTGAACGCGCCATCCGCTTTGGGCTGGCCGTGGGCGCGACCATCGCGCCGCGTTCGGTCTTTGCGCGCAAGAACTACTTCTACCCCGACCTGCCCAAGGGCTACCAGATCAGCCAGTACGAACTGCCCGTCGTGGTGGGTGGAACGCTGTCGTTCTTTGTCGGCGAAGAAGAAAAAACCGTCAACCTGACGCGCGCCCACCTGGAAGAAGACGCAGGCAAGTCGCTGCACGACGACTTCACGCTGGCCAACGGCTCGCCCGCCAGCGGCATCGACCTGAACCGCGCCGGCACCCCGCTGCTGGAAATCGTGACCGAGCCCGAAATGCGCTCGGCCGCCGAAGCCGTGGCCTACGCCCGCGCGCTGCACAGCCTGGTCGTGTGGCTGGGCATTTGCGACGGCAACATGCAGGAAGGCTCGTTCCGCTGCGACGCCAACGTGTCCGTGCGCCCGGTCGGCCAGAAAGAATTTGGCACCCGCACCGAAATCAAGAACGTCAACTCGTTCCGCTTCCTGGAACGCGCCATCGTCTACGAAGCGCGCCGCCAGATCGAACTGATCGAAGACGGCGGCACGGTCGTGCAGGAAACCCGCCTGTACGACGCCGACCGCGACGAAACCCGCAGCATGCGCAGCAAGGAAGACGCGCACGATTACCGCTACTTCCCCGACCCCGACCTGCCCACGCTGGTGATCTCCAGCGCCTGGGTCGATGAAGTGCGCGCCGCCATGCCCGAACTGCCGGCCGCGCAACGCGCCCGCTTCGAATCGGAATACGGCCTGCCCGCCTACGACGCCGCCCAACTCACGGTCAGCCGCGATCTGGCCGCGTACTTCCAGGCGGTGGCGAATGCGCTGCCGGCGGGCCAGGCCAAGCTGGCCGCGAACTGGGTCATGGGCGAAGTGGCTGCTGCCCTGAACAAGGACGAAAAGAGCATCGCTGATTCGCCTGTGCAGGCCCCCGCGCTGGCGGCCCTGATCGGCCGTATCATCGACGGCACGATCTCCAACAAGATCGCCCGCGAAGTCTTCGGCGCCATGTGGGCCGGTGAAAACGGCGGCGACGCCGACGCCATCATCGACGCACGCGGCCTGAAGCAGATCAGCGACACGGGCGCCATCGGCGCCATGATCGACGACGTGCTGGCCGCCAACCCGGCCATCGTGGAAGAGTACCGGGCCGGCAAGCAAAAGGCGTTCAATTCGCTGGTGGGCCAGATCATGAAGGCCGCACGCGGCAAGGCCAACCCGCAGCAAGTGAACGACCTGCTCAAGGAAAAGCTGGGCGGCTGA
- the pyrE gene encoding orotate phosphoribosyltransferase, protein MPAATPATPSSATPQEFVRFALDEGVLRFGSFKVKSGRISPYFFNAGLFNSGRAVGKLAQFYAQALLDSGVQFDMLFGPAYKGIPLATATAVALAGHPAMDGRNDVPFAYNRKEAKDHGEGGTLVGAPLKGKVVIIDDVITAGTSVRESVEIIRNAGAEPAAVLIALDRMERAGPDDALSPHSAVQDVAKTYGIPVVAIASLSDIMALLEDDASFAENCDAVQAYRTKYGVK, encoded by the coding sequence ATGCCCGCCGCCACTCCTGCCACGCCATCTTCCGCCACGCCTCAAGAATTCGTCCGCTTCGCCCTTGATGAAGGCGTGCTGCGCTTTGGCAGCTTCAAGGTCAAATCGGGTCGGATCAGCCCTTACTTCTTCAATGCCGGCTTGTTCAACAGCGGCCGCGCGGTCGGCAAGCTGGCGCAGTTCTATGCCCAGGCGCTGCTGGATTCCGGCGTGCAGTTCGACATGCTGTTCGGCCCGGCGTACAAAGGCATTCCGTTGGCCACCGCCACTGCGGTGGCGCTGGCGGGCCACCCGGCGATGGATGGCCGCAACGACGTGCCGTTTGCCTACAACCGCAAGGAAGCCAAGGACCACGGCGAAGGCGGCACCCTGGTCGGCGCGCCGCTCAAGGGCAAGGTCGTCATCATTGACGACGTGATCACGGCGGGTACGTCGGTGCGCGAATCGGTGGAAATCATCCGCAACGCGGGCGCTGAACCGGCCGCCGTGCTGATCGCCCTGGACCGCATGGAACGCGCCGGCCCGGATGACGCGCTGTCCCCGCATTCGGCGGTGCAGGACGTGGCCAAGACCTACGGCATTCCGGTGGTGGCGATTGCATCGCTGTCAGACATCATGGCCTTGCTGGAAGACGACGCGTCTTTCGCGGAAAACTGCGATGCGGTGCAGGCGTATCGGACGAAGTACGGGGTGAAGTAA
- a CDS encoding exodeoxyribonuclease III has protein sequence MLRITSINLNGIRSAFRKGLQPWMEKHAADVLCLQEIKIAESDLTDDLRHPPGYTGHFHHAVKKGYSGVGIYLRDAAERVNIGLGCDEFDPEGRIIRADWKNLSVVSAYLPSGSSGDERQQAKYRFLDRFGPWIDALMHEHKTTGREFVICGDWNIAHKEIDLKNWKGNMKNSGFLPEERAWLTDVFDKRGFVDVFRTIDDRPDQYTWWSNRGQAWAKNVGWRIDYQIATPGIAARARNVAIYKDERFSDHAPLTIDYDTTL, from the coding sequence TTGCTGCGCATCACGTCGATCAATCTCAACGGCATCCGCTCCGCCTTCCGCAAGGGCCTGCAACCTTGGATGGAAAAGCATGCGGCGGACGTACTTTGCCTTCAGGAAATCAAGATTGCCGAGTCGGACCTGACTGACGACCTGCGTCATCCGCCAGGCTATACCGGCCACTTTCACCACGCGGTGAAAAAGGGCTACAGCGGCGTGGGCATCTACCTGCGCGACGCCGCCGAGCGCGTGAACATTGGCCTGGGCTGCGATGAATTCGACCCCGAAGGCCGCATCATCCGCGCCGACTGGAAGAACCTGTCGGTGGTCAGCGCCTACCTGCCCTCGGGTTCCAGCGGCGACGAGCGCCAGCAGGCCAAGTACCGGTTCCTGGACCGCTTCGGCCCCTGGATTGACGCCCTGATGCACGAGCACAAAACCACCGGCCGCGAATTCGTCATCTGCGGCGACTGGAACATCGCGCACAAGGAAATCGACCTGAAGAACTGGAAGGGCAACATGAAGAATTCGGGCTTCCTGCCCGAAGAGCGCGCCTGGCTGACTGATGTGTTCGACAAGCGCGGCTTTGTCGACGTATTCCGCACCATTGATGACCGGCCTGACCAGTACACCTGGTGGAGCAACCGTGGCCAGGCCTGGGCCAAGAACGTGGGGTGGCGGATCGATTACCAGATCGCGACCCCCGGCATTGCCGCCCGCGCGCGCAACGTGGCCATCTACAAGGACGAGCGCTTTTCCGACCACGCGCCGTTGACGATCGATTACGACACCACGCTTTGA
- the gdhA gene encoding NADP-specific glutamate dehydrogenase — MLKVQSLDDFLRGVAARDPQQPEFMQAVQEVMLSLWPFIEKHPHYADHALLERLVEPERVIQFRVCWTDDRGQAQVNRAFRIQHSSAIGPFKGGMRFHPSVNLSILKFLAFEQTLKNSLTTLPMGGAKGGSDFDPKGKSDAEVMRFCQALMIELYRHLGPDTDVPAGDIGVGAREVGFMAGMMKKLSNSTASVFTGKGLTFGGSLIRPEATGYGTVYFAEEMLKRVGKSFDGLRVSVSGSGNVAQYAIEKAMSLGAKVVTVSDSNGTVVDDAGFTHEKLVALMHIKNDLRGRLDSYAQQFGLKYEAGKRPWHVPVDVALPCATQNELELSDAQTLVKNGVLCVAEGANMPATLDAAKAFIAARVLYAPGKASNAGGVAVSGLEMAQNSARLSWTRDEVDARLHAIMRDIHENCVRHGHSEREYVNYLDGANIAGFVKVADAMRQQGLY, encoded by the coding sequence ATGTTGAAAGTGCAGAGTCTGGACGACTTCCTGCGTGGCGTCGCCGCGCGCGACCCACAGCAGCCCGAGTTCATGCAAGCCGTCCAAGAGGTCATGCTCAGCCTGTGGCCTTTCATCGAAAAGCACCCGCATTACGCCGACCACGCGCTGCTTGAACGCCTGGTTGAACCGGAACGCGTCATCCAGTTCCGTGTGTGCTGGACCGATGACCGGGGCCAGGCCCAGGTGAACCGCGCGTTCCGCATCCAGCACAGCTCGGCCATCGGCCCATTCAAGGGCGGCATGCGCTTTCACCCCTCGGTGAATCTGTCCATCCTCAAGTTCCTGGCGTTTGAACAGACGCTGAAGAACTCGCTGACGACGCTGCCCATGGGCGGCGCCAAGGGCGGGTCCGACTTCGACCCCAAGGGCAAGTCCGACGCCGAAGTCATGCGCTTTTGCCAGGCATTGATGATTGAGCTGTATCGCCACCTGGGCCCCGACACCGACGTGCCGGCCGGCGACATCGGCGTGGGCGCGCGCGAAGTCGGCTTCATGGCCGGCATGATGAAAAAGCTGTCGAACTCCACAGCCAGCGTCTTCACCGGCAAGGGCCTGACCTTTGGCGGCAGCCTGATCCGCCCCGAGGCCACGGGCTACGGCACCGTGTACTTCGCCGAAGAAATGCTCAAGCGGGTGGGCAAGTCGTTTGACGGCCTGCGCGTGTCGGTATCGGGGTCGGGCAATGTGGCGCAGTACGCCATCGAAAAAGCCATGTCGCTGGGCGCCAAGGTTGTGACCGTGTCGGATTCCAATGGCACCGTGGTCGATGACGCAGGCTTCACGCACGAAAAGCTGGTAGCGCTGATGCACATCAAGAACGACCTGCGCGGCCGACTGGACAGCTACGCCCAGCAATTTGGCCTGAAGTACGAAGCAGGCAAGCGCCCGTGGCATGTGCCGGTGGACGTGGCCCTGCCGTGCGCTACCCAGAACGAACTGGAATTGTCCGACGCGCAAACGCTGGTCAAGAATGGCGTGCTGTGCGTGGCCGAAGGCGCCAACATGCCAGCCACGCTGGATGCCGCCAAGGCATTCATCGCCGCGCGTGTGCTGTACGCGCCGGGCAAGGCCAGCAATGCGGGCGGCGTGGCGGTGTCGGGCCTGGAAATGGCGCAGAACTCCGCGCGCCTGTCGTGGACCCGCGACGAAGTGGACGCGCGCCTGCACGCCATCATGCGCGACATCCACGAGAACTGCGTGCGCCACGGCCACAGCGAACGCGAATACGTCAACTACCTGGACGGCGCCAACATCGCCGGCTTCGTCAAGGTTGCCGACGCAATGCGCCAGCAGGGCCTGTATTGA
- a CDS encoding copper chaperone PCu(A)C has product MNIRKFAFIAALGLCTAGSAWAKDYKVGQIEIDDVWVRASAPGQSNGAGYMDIDNDAKTEDRLLSVSSDAAERVELHSVLTENGVSKMRQVEGGIVVPADAEVKLSPGGYHVMFIKLRAPFKDGATVPATLKFEKAGEVAVQFKVMPASHNPGMSMNHDHGAMKH; this is encoded by the coding sequence ATGAACATCCGCAAATTCGCATTCATCGCCGCCCTGGGCCTGTGTACGGCCGGATCGGCGTGGGCGAAGGACTATAAGGTTGGCCAGATCGAAATCGACGATGTCTGGGTGCGCGCGTCGGCGCCGGGCCAGTCCAACGGGGCGGGGTATATGGACATCGATAACGACGCCAAGACTGAAGACCGCCTGCTGTCGGTGTCGTCTGACGCCGCGGAACGGGTCGAACTGCATTCCGTGCTGACCGAGAACGGCGTGTCCAAGATGCGCCAGGTGGAAGGCGGCATCGTGGTGCCGGCCGATGCCGAGGTCAAGCTCAGCCCGGGCGGCTATCACGTCATGTTCATCAAACTGCGCGCGCCGTTCAAGGATGGCGCCACCGTGCCCGCTACGCTGAAATTTGAAAAGGCCGGCGAAGTCGCCGTGCAATTCAAGGTGATGCCGGCGTCGCACAACCCCGGCATGAGCATGAACCACGATCACGGCGCCATGAAGCACTGA
- a CDS encoding LysR family transcriptional regulator ArgP: MKIDHGNLRALAAVVREGSFERAALSLSVTPSAVSQRIKALEDRMGRLLVQRTVPAAATADGQVLVQLAEQSALLEHDALNRLGMSDDDVPHASIPIAVNHDSLETWFVEAALLFSTRTRATLDMQSEDQDHTAALLRNGSVLGAVTTLADPVQGCRIHSLGSMRYVATCTPDFHKRYFAQGVNAQTLAQAPVLVFNRKDALQARFAHKISDPAPWQPPVWWVPSTRAFVQATLGGMGWTMNPLPLVQEHLDAGHLMLLRGRAWEDVPLYWQHWRVNSEAMEALTDSVLSAARSLVRRR, encoded by the coding sequence ATGAAAATTGACCACGGCAACCTGCGAGCATTGGCCGCGGTGGTGCGTGAAGGCAGTTTCGAGCGGGCTGCGCTGTCCTTGAGCGTGACGCCGTCGGCGGTGTCGCAGCGCATCAAGGCGCTGGAAGACCGCATGGGCCGCCTGCTGGTCCAGCGCACCGTACCCGCCGCCGCCACGGCCGACGGTCAGGTGCTGGTACAACTGGCCGAGCAGTCCGCGCTGCTGGAGCACGACGCCCTGAATCGGCTGGGCATGTCCGACGACGACGTGCCGCATGCCAGCATCCCCATCGCGGTCAACCACGACAGCCTGGAAACCTGGTTTGTCGAAGCCGCGCTGCTGTTTTCAACCCGCACACGCGCCACCTTGGACATGCAGTCCGAAGACCAGGACCACACCGCCGCGCTGTTGCGCAACGGCTCGGTGCTGGGTGCGGTGACCACGCTGGCCGATCCCGTCCAGGGCTGCCGGATCCATTCGCTGGGCAGCATGCGCTACGTGGCCACCTGCACGCCCGATTTCCACAAGCGCTATTTCGCCCAGGGCGTCAACGCGCAGACGCTGGCGCAGGCGCCAGTCCTGGTGTTCAACCGCAAGGACGCGTTGCAGGCACGCTTTGCGCACAAGATCTCGGACCCGGCGCCCTGGCAGCCGCCTGTCTGGTGGGTGCCGTCCACGCGGGCTTTCGTGCAAGCCACGCTGGGCGGCATGGGTTGGACCATGAACCCGCTGCCGTTGGTGCAAGAGCATCTTGATGCGGGTCATCTAATGCTGCTTCGCGGCCGTGCCTGGGAAGATGTGCCGCTGTACTGGCAGCATTGGCGGGTAAACTCCGAGGCGATGGAAGCCTTGACCGATTCGGTTCTGTCGGCCGCCCGCAGCTTGGTCCGGCGGCGTTAA
- a CDS encoding LysE/ArgO family amino acid transporter, producing MFATSPLFFTAWVSGTATGLGLFAVVGAQSAFILRQGLMRAHLFSVVAICALIDAVFIFASVSGLQALTTWFPWLTTAVLWFGVAFLSWYGLQSARRALSATGGLAAARDVAPSRRAAMLGALGFTLLNPHFWLDMVVVGSLAHGFDDARMAFAAGAFTASLLWLAVLGIGSRLFAPFFSSALAWRVLDGVIAVVMIGLAISLAVKGV from the coding sequence ATGTTCGCCACATCCCCCCTCTTTTTCACAGCCTGGGTCAGCGGAACGGCCACCGGGCTGGGCCTGTTCGCGGTCGTGGGCGCGCAAAGCGCCTTTATCCTGCGCCAGGGCTTGATGCGCGCGCACCTGTTCAGCGTGGTCGCCATCTGCGCGCTGATCGATGCCGTGTTCATCTTCGCCAGCGTGTCGGGGCTACAAGCCTTGACCACCTGGTTCCCCTGGCTGACCACCGCCGTGCTGTGGTTCGGCGTAGCATTTCTGTCCTGGTACGGGCTTCAATCCGCGCGCCGCGCTTTGTCGGCAACGGGCGGCCTGGCCGCCGCGCGGGACGTGGCGCCCTCGCGCCGTGCCGCGATGCTTGGCGCGCTGGGCTTCACGCTGCTGAACCCGCATTTCTGGCTGGACATGGTGGTGGTGGGTTCGCTTGCCCACGGGTTCGACGACGCCCGCATGGCGTTTGCCGCCGGCGCCTTCACCGCCAGCCTGTTGTGGCTGGCGGTGTTGGGCATCGGTTCACGCCTGTTCGCCCCATTCTTCTCCAGCGCCTTGGCATGGCGGGTGCTGGATGGCGTGATTGCCGTCGTCATGATCGGGCTGGCCATCAGCCTTGCGGTCAAGGGCGTATAA
- a CDS encoding organic hydroperoxide resistance protein — protein MSIEKVLYRANATATGGREGRGVSDDGNLDVKLTTPRELGGAGAAGTNPEQLFAVGYSACFLGAMKFVGGRDKIAIPADVSVNGIVGIGAIPTGFGIEVELKISLPGMDREQAEKLVAAAHIVCPYSNATRGNIDVTLTIV, from the coding sequence ATGTCTATCGAAAAAGTTCTGTATCGCGCCAATGCCACCGCAACCGGCGGCCGTGAAGGCCGTGGCGTCAGCGATGACGGCAACCTGGATGTCAAGCTGACCACGCCGCGCGAGCTGGGTGGCGCGGGCGCTGCCGGCACCAACCCCGAACAACTGTTCGCCGTCGGTTATTCCGCCTGCTTCCTGGGTGCCATGAAGTTCGTGGGTGGCCGCGACAAGATCGCCATTCCGGCCGACGTGTCGGTGAACGGCATCGTGGGCATCGGCGCCATCCCGACCGGCTTCGGCATCGAAGTCGAACTGAAGATCTCGCTGCCGGGCATGGACCGCGAACAGGCCGAAAAGCTGGTCGCCGCCGCGCACATCGTTTGCCCGTACTCGAACGCCACGCGCGGCAATATTGATGTGACGTTGACGATTGTTTGA